Proteins encoded together in one Amblyomma americanum isolate KBUSLIRL-KWMA chromosome 1, ASM5285725v1, whole genome shotgun sequence window:
- the LOC144115232 gene encoding juvenile hormone acid O-methyltransferase-like isoform X2, with protein MPSAAEQVLELGCGPGLISRQVLQPLCEAHFARLLAVDRASEAILYAQQHCHHRDITYRHVPALCTSAPVELRGAFSKLFYYGGVMPCSEGSGLHQASLLLDVRGCCVLLLPVRCCLYDVLEQLSGNPRWKAYMRDAVHLVPPQHHWQEPKEAFQKQAQQAGMEVNSVKLDTTDVVFSSSSHFQEFLSWAMPFVARIPKESRQVFLDEALALSFEQGVQMTPGGQLQLSVTFLSALSTKMRNNGLSH; from the exons ATGCCCTCAGCAGCT GAGCAAGTGCTGGAGCTGGGATGTGGTCCTGGCCTGATAAGCCGCCAAGTGCTGCAGCCTTTGTGCGAGGCCCATTTTGCTCGCCTCCTGGCAGTTGACCGAGCCTCAGAGGCCATTCTGTATGCTCAACAACATTGTCACCATAGGGACATCACATACCGTCATGTCCCTGCCCTCTGCACCAG TGCACCAGTGGAACTGCGAGGGGCATTCAGCAAATTGTTCTACTATGGTGGAGTTATGCCTTGCAGTGAAGGGAGTGGACTGCACCAAGCATCATTGCTGTTGGATGTTCGAGGCTGCTGTGTCTTGCTTCTGCCTGTGCGCTGCTGTCTCTATGATGTGCTCGAGCAGCTTTCAGGCAATCCCCGCTGGAAGGCCTACATGCGG GATGCAGTGCACTTAGTGCCACCACAGCACCACTGGCAGGAACCTAAGGAGGCTTTTCAAAAACAAGCTCAGCAAGCTGGCATGGAAGTGAACAGTGTTAAACTTGACACCACAGACGTTGTATTTTCCAGCAGCAGCCACTTCCAAG AATTCCTGAGCTGGGCCATGCCATTCGTAGCACGCATCCCAAAGGAAAGCAGGCAGGTGTTCTTGGATGAAGCATTGGCACTGAGTTTCGAGCAAGGTGTGCAAATGACACCAGGTGGACAGCTCCAGCTTTCAGTCACATTCCTGAGTGCCCTGAGCACCAAAATGCGCAATAACGGACTTTCTCACTGA
- the LOC144115232 gene encoding juvenile hormone acid O-methyltransferase-like isoform X1, which yields MDRVASFPLPLKYIQQEYTHYASGMEWIAQEQVLELGCGPGLISRQVLQPLCEAHFARLLAVDRASEAILYAQQHCHHRDITYRHVPALCTSAPVELRGAFSKLFYYGGVMPCSEGSGLHQASLLLDVRGCCVLLLPVRCCLYDVLEQLSGNPRWKAYMRDAVHLVPPQHHWQEPKEAFQKQAQQAGMEVNSVKLDTTDVVFSSSSHFQEFLSWAMPFVARIPKESRQVFLDEALALSFEQGVQMTPGGQLQLSVTFLSALSTKMRNNGLSH from the exons ATGGATAGAGTGGCATCGTTTCCTTTGCCCCTTAAGTACATTCAACAAGAGTACACTCACTATGCTTCTGGAATGGAGTGGATTGCTCAG GAGCAAGTGCTGGAGCTGGGATGTGGTCCTGGCCTGATAAGCCGCCAAGTGCTGCAGCCTTTGTGCGAGGCCCATTTTGCTCGCCTCCTGGCAGTTGACCGAGCCTCAGAGGCCATTCTGTATGCTCAACAACATTGTCACCATAGGGACATCACATACCGTCATGTCCCTGCCCTCTGCACCAG TGCACCAGTGGAACTGCGAGGGGCATTCAGCAAATTGTTCTACTATGGTGGAGTTATGCCTTGCAGTGAAGGGAGTGGACTGCACCAAGCATCATTGCTGTTGGATGTTCGAGGCTGCTGTGTCTTGCTTCTGCCTGTGCGCTGCTGTCTCTATGATGTGCTCGAGCAGCTTTCAGGCAATCCCCGCTGGAAGGCCTACATGCGG GATGCAGTGCACTTAGTGCCACCACAGCACCACTGGCAGGAACCTAAGGAGGCTTTTCAAAAACAAGCTCAGCAAGCTGGCATGGAAGTGAACAGTGTTAAACTTGACACCACAGACGTTGTATTTTCCAGCAGCAGCCACTTCCAAG AATTCCTGAGCTGGGCCATGCCATTCGTAGCACGCATCCCAAAGGAAAGCAGGCAGGTGTTCTTGGATGAAGCATTGGCACTGAGTTTCGAGCAAGGTGTGCAAATGACACCAGGTGGACAGCTCCAGCTTTCAGTCACATTCCTGAGTGCCCTGAGCACCAAAATGCGCAATAACGGACTTTCTCACTGA